In the genome of Prosthecobacter fusiformis, the window CGGGCCTGCGGCTGCTGGGTGAGGAGGGGGAGGTGGTCAAGGGCGCGGGGGATGAAGGCTGCGCCACGGACGGTGGGGTGGGGTGAGGGTTATGGGGCTTTTGGATGGAGATGTTGCGCCATTCGCCGAGGAGGGTATTTTCTATTAAGGTATCTGGTATCCCTTCTTGAATGGAACCGACGAAGGTGTCATCCAGGTGACACTCGATGACGAGTTTATGCTCCCGTGAAAAATTCTGAAGTTCTCTGATGAGTAGGGTGACTTCATTCAAGTGCTGCATGTCCACCTCTTTCGGTAGCGGCTTTGGACCAAGCGCCGAATATATATCCAAATAGCCGCCCAATGAGGATTGCACTTTCCCTTCTGTATCGGCTTCCTCCTCGAACAATGCGGGAGGCGCAATTACCCAATCTATATCTCCAGCCAACTTCTGCACCAGTTTTTCCAGCAGCTCAGGCAGCATTGCGGGTAGATCCGGATTCAGGATCTCAAAGCTAAATTGCTGGACTGGGTGATCAGGGGTGATGCTCATTTCACTAAGGGCGATTTGTTTTGATACGTGAATTAAAATGTTCGAAAGGAATCAGGGTCAAGGGGGCAAATAATTGACAAAAAACCTCCTCGGTTTGCTGATTGGGTTCAGTGTCACGCCGAAGATAAGAATGAGCTCGAGATGCTTCGATGCTGAGTCATTACCGCTTCATATTCTGTCAATTATTTGCACCCTGACCCCCTTCTACGCAGTGATCAAAAAAGTAATGCCTTACCATCTAAACGGCGATAAAAAGGTGATGGATCACAAAGTCTTTGTCTCCAATCAGATGGCGGGTCTCGTGGACACCTTCTATTTGCAGGCCGGAGGGCAGCATCTCACCCTCACCTTGTACTTGTAAGTCCACGTAATGTCTGCGGATGAACTGCGCAACTTGGTCTCTAGCCTTGGTCACATCGCCATCAAAGACGTAGCCAAGCATGGCTCCATAGCTCAAGTCAGTGGCGTAACGTTGGTCAATGAAACAGCGCATGCCTTGATGACTGGTCACATACTGATCAATCAGTGTATCCACCCTTGCATCCAAACGGGTGACATAGAGGCGTTTGCATTCGATGGTATAGTAAGGCCAGGGCTTGTTAACGCCTGTTGAAAACAGGAACACGATGTCTGTTCGCCCCAACTGCTTTACCTTGAACTTCTTCCTGTCGTAGATGGAGACTTCCCTTTGGATCTCCACTGGTCGGCTTCTCATGACAGGGTCGCGGTCCAGCAGCGCCCTTAATCGGTCCGTGATCGGATCCTCACGTTCTCTCGGAGCGTTCTTCCTTATCTGCTTCCCGCAGCGCAGCACGGCCTGGAGGATGAATGGAATCTCCTCTTCAGGGAACAGCGGGATGAATGGGGCCGCAGGATGACTCATGTCTTCGGGGTGGCGGCTTGTTGACGGGCTTTGGCGATCTCGGCGTAGATGTGGCCGGCATCATTCATGGCGGCGGTCCGGGTCCACTGACCCTGCTGGGCTGGTTTCACGATGGAGATGCGCGTGCCATCAAAGATGAGGCCGGTGCGCTCGAAGAGGAAGGCGCCGTCTTCCTGGGTGCTTGAACGATGCAGGCTGGCCAAAGCCTGGCCCAGCTTCTTTTGAACTGCGCGCGGCTGGAATGGCACGGGCTGTTTGACCTGCGTGACTTCGATCAATGCCATTCCCACTTCCGGGTCCACGCCTCCGGTGACGGCGGCACGGACGCTGCCAGTGGCCCAGTCATTCAGCGTGCCCGCCAGCATCGCGGCGTAGGGTTCCAGCTCATCTGCCTTTGTGACGGGTTGCAGAGTCGGGATGCTGCGCGCTGCCTCCAGGGTGCGCGGTGTGGCGCTGATATCCAGGATCTGGCAGGTATCCTCCACCAGCGCCTGTTCCTGCTCATTGAGGCCATAGTAGGCATAGATCAGCGGATTCAGCTCTCCCTGAAGTTTGGCAGCCTTGATGCGCTGGGCTATGAACCAGTCATCCAGCTCTTTCTTGTCCACATCAGAGACGGGCTGGCCGGCCAGGAGCTTATCCGCGCTGGCCTGCATTTCCTTTTGATGGCGCTGGATTTGGGCCACCGCCTTTTTCAGAATTTTTTCTGCATCCGGCGTGGCAAATTCACTGCCAGGCAGGAAGAAGGGCAGGCGCAGGGCCTCCACCAAATGTACTTTTGGACGTTCAGTGGCGACGTTGGCCGCTGTGTGGAAAATGAAGTATCGGGCCAACGGGGAACGCAAAAACGCTGCCAGGAACATCAAGGCAGCGGCATCCTTTTCCGGCCCGGCAATGGACTGGAGCGCATCCTGAAAACGGACTGTATAATCCACGAAGGTCGCATTGGTGAAACCCTGGTTAAACAGTACTAGAGGTGGCCGGAACAAGTCATCTTCAGGTTTGCTATAGAGATAGTCTGGAAGGTTTTCCCCTTCTTTTAAAGCTGCTTCTAACGTTCCGCATAGAACCTCAGGAACATGAGGCATCATGCTGAAAATCGAATCTTCAATGAAATGATCACTTCCCTCCCATGGACCCAATGGTTTCAAATCCCGGTCAGGATTCTTCCCTTTTTGCGAATAAGGCTTGAACCCCTGGCCTGCCGCCCAAGGCTTGCTTCTCTTTTTCTTCGACTTTCTCAAATCGCTCAAGAGATCGGTCAAATCCGACAACCGTGGGAAGCTGAACAGATAATCCAGAAATTTGTGGTCCCGCGCCGTGCCCCACAGATAGCCCTTCCAGGCCATGGAAATGGCACCCTGTTCTGCCGCGCCTAACAAACGACGTTGCGAAATCCACTGCCGGTCCGCAGGCTTCACCAGAATCAATCCGTCCCGCAGGTCTGAACGCGAAACCTTGGGGGCAATGTACTCGATCTCATGATCTTCCGCAGGCGTGGATGGGCGGAACAAGGCCATGCTACATGGGCAGATGGCCTTCTTGAACAGGATATGCCGGTAGTCCGCAAGCTGGATGACCTTGTCCAGGGTCACGCTCTTCAGCCAGTTTTTTTGAAATTTATCTGTCCGGTTCAAAAACACTTTGGATGGCAGCAGGAGGCAGGCGCTGCCCTCCGGCTTCAAGAGGGCTGGAGTTTTCTCCATGAACTCATGCGCCACCTGGTTGCTGCTCCGCCCGGCCCAAGGGGGATTGCCGATGATGACATCAAACTGCCCGGCATGATCCGGCGCATAATCAAAGAAGTCGGCCTCCCGGATGACCGGGTATTCAGGCACCTTGTCCACTGCCTTGGCATGGAGCAGATTGGGCAGCTTCTTTTTGTTAAACTCCAACTTGTAGTTCTCGATGTCCGGGGGATCAAACTGGTCCAGGAAAGCCAGGTACAGGCTGAAACAGGCGATGCGGCAGGCGGTGAGGTTTTTATCCACGCCGCGCAGGGCATTAAGCCGCTCCAGCAGGGCATCCGCCTTTTCCTGGGGCGTCGGCTTGCGCTTCTGACCAGCGGTCCATTCCGCTGCCAGCCGGTTAAACAGCAGGACCAAAAAGATGCCAGATCCGCATGAAGGATCCAGATAGCGGCGCCCTTCTTCAAAAAGCGGGGCCACCTTTTTCAAGGCGATGTCCAGCGCGATCTCTGCGAGGAAACGCGGAGTGTAAAAAGCACCTGCCTTTTGTTTTTCCTGGCTGTCTTCCCCTTCCAGGAAGTTCTCGTAAATGGCGCTGACCGTCTCCACCGGAATGAGCCGGAAGTCATAAGCCCAGAAGCCCAGGGTAGGCTGGTTCCCTTTCGTCAGGTCATCTCCGCGAAGGAAGCTCAGGACGATCTCAAAGCAGCCTGGATGGCTCTCCACAGCCTGACGCTCTGCCACGAGGTCTGCATCGAACATGCTGCTGTTGAAGACAGTCTTCAGCGCTGGGTAAAGCTTGCCGTAGAGCGCCGGGGCCGGATCTTCCCCGGTCAGCAGTTCGCGAATCGAATGCCCCGGCTTGCCCTTGAAATAATTTGAAAGCTCAACGATGCCGCGATCACAGAGATAGCAGGTGAAGAGCAGCCGCCCCAGGAAGGCATGGGCGGTCTGAGCCGTGAGGCCCATGGTTACCAATTTATCCCGCACAGCGGCCAAATTGTTCAGCAGATACGCATCCACCCCATGTTGCGGCCGGAATTTGTCCACCCTGGCGTCGGCATTGTAGTAGTGCCCGTTGTCGAGCTGGATATAAAATTTCTCGGCCCATTGTGCCTGGGCGGCCAGGTCCAACTTTTCCACGAGGAGCGCGTCAATCTCCTCACGCGTCGCGGTTTCCGCAGCAACGGGAGTGACCATGGAAGAGAACACCCGGACATGAAACGGATCCCGCACCAGCAGCAACGTCGCGATTCCCTGGTTCCAAAACTGCTGCTGCAACCTGGCGATCTCTGCCTCTGTTGCGGGTTTGGAAAAGTCCCGAATATACACCGTCGGCACACCGTTGAGCGTCAGGACACCAGAGAGGTGCATGCCTTCTTTTGCATCCCATGCCCGGAGCAGCATGTGCTGGTAAGCATACAGCTCGGGCGCGTGCAGTATCTCTTTGGCCGAGTGGTAATAGCGGTAACCACGCGGCGGATCAGGCAGATCTGGTGGATGGAAAGCACTCATGAGTTCAGTTTACGAATCACACCCCGGGCCACCCCCTGGATCTGAAGATCCAGGACAGGTTCCAAGTCAGGGTATTTAGGGTTCTCCGCACGCAACCAAGCCCGACCGCCCTTGCGCAGGAAGGTTTTTAGGCTGGATTGGTTGTCGATGAGTGCTGCCACGATGCTTTCCTGAGGGGGGCTGACGCCAAATTCAAGCACTACGATGTCACCGTGGTAAATTTGTCGGCCGATCATCGAGTCTCCGTCCGCCGTTAAAGCAAAGGCTTTCTTGCGGTCCTTGATGCCAAATGCCGCAGGGTCCACTGCCAGCACCTCGTCATACACAGGCACGGCATCCACCGCGAAGCCTGCTGAGATGCGGCCCATCAAGGGCACGCCGATTATGTTTCCCTGGGTTAGCCGGATATTGCGGGACAGCCCTCCCTCCCGCCGGATCCAGCCCTTTTTTTCCAACTGGTTCAGCATGTCCGTCGCCGCCTTCGGACTTTTGTAATCAAAGTGGGCGCAAATTTCACGGCACGTCGGGCACACGCCTTCATCTGCAAGTCGCTCTTGGATCCATATCAAGAGCGCTTGTTGTTTTGAGGTGAGAGACAAACCCATGACTATACATATGTATAGTCATGGGTTTGTAAACGCAACCTTGAGTGCTAAAAAATTTCGAGGCCAAGATGAACTGGCTCAGCACTTCCCCGGTAATCACCCCATGATCTCCTAGTCCAACATTCCAGCGCACCTCACGGGCAACTTCGCCCCCTAAAGCCCTCTCCCGCGCGACCCGTTGCCACCCAAAAGCCCCCATGATCCTTTCCGCCCCTCAGCCCCCACAAAAGCTAAAGCCCCCCCTCATGCCCCGCCTCGGCTTCCGCTTT includes:
- the lexA gene encoding transcriptional repressor LexA, giving the protein MGLSLTSKQQALLIWIQERLADEGVCPTCREICAHFDYKSPKAATDMLNQLEKKGWIRREGGLSRNIRLTQGNIIGVPLMGRISAGFAVDAVPVYDEVLAVDPAAFGIKDRKKAFALTADGDSMIGRQIYHGDIVVLEFGVSPPQESIVAALIDNQSSLKTFLRKGGRAWLRAENPKYPDLEPVLDLQIQGVARGVIRKLNS
- a CDS encoding Eco57I restriction-modification methylase domain-containing protein; this translates as MSAFHPPDLPDPPRGYRYYHSAKEILHAPELYAYQHMLLRAWDAKEGMHLSGVLTLNGVPTVYIRDFSKPATEAEIARLQQQFWNQGIATLLLVRDPFHVRVFSSMVTPVAAETATREEIDALLVEKLDLAAQAQWAEKFYIQLDNGHYYNADARVDKFRPQHGVDAYLLNNLAAVRDKLVTMGLTAQTAHAFLGRLLFTCYLCDRGIVELSNYFKGKPGHSIRELLTGEDPAPALYGKLYPALKTVFNSSMFDADLVAERQAVESHPGCFEIVLSFLRGDDLTKGNQPTLGFWAYDFRLIPVETVSAIYENFLEGEDSQEKQKAGAFYTPRFLAEIALDIALKKVAPLFEEGRRYLDPSCGSGIFLVLLFNRLAAEWTAGQKRKPTPQEKADALLERLNALRGVDKNLTACRIACFSLYLAFLDQFDPPDIENYKLEFNKKKLPNLLHAKAVDKVPEYPVIREADFFDYAPDHAGQFDVIIGNPPWAGRSSNQVAHEFMEKTPALLKPEGSACLLLPSKVFLNRTDKFQKNWLKSVTLDKVIQLADYRHILFKKAICPCSMALFRPSTPAEDHEIEYIAPKVSRSDLRDGLILVKPADRQWISQRRLLGAAEQGAISMAWKGYLWGTARDHKFLDYLFSFPRLSDLTDLLSDLRKSKKKRSKPWAAGQGFKPYSQKGKNPDRDLKPLGPWEGSDHFIEDSIFSMMPHVPEVLCGTLEAALKEGENLPDYLYSKPEDDLFRPPLVLFNQGFTNATFVDYTVRFQDALQSIAGPEKDAAALMFLAAFLRSPLARYFIFHTAANVATERPKVHLVEALRLPFFLPGSEFATPDAEKILKKAVAQIQRHQKEMQASADKLLAGQPVSDVDKKELDDWFIAQRIKAAKLQGELNPLIYAYYGLNEQEQALVEDTCQILDISATPRTLEAARSIPTLQPVTKADELEPYAAMLAGTLNDWATGSVRAAVTGGVDPEVGMALIEVTQVKQPVPFQPRAVQKKLGQALASLHRSSTQEDGAFLFERTGLIFDGTRISIVKPAQQGQWTRTAAMNDAGHIYAEIAKARQQAATPKT